One genomic segment of Aquipluma nitroreducens includes these proteins:
- a CDS encoding branched-chain amino acid aminotransferase: METIDWQNLGFGYMKTDYNIRCTYKNGAWGELEVSDSEMVTMHMAATCIHYGQESFEGLKAFRGADNKIRVFRMDENAKRMQDSSMGTMMAVLPIEKFEEAIVKAVKLNERFVPPYESGAALYIRPFLFGTGAQVGVKPANEYMFILFVTPVGPYFKGGFQTTPFVIMREFDRSAPLGMGKYKVGGNYAASLVAGEKAHQMGYSNVFYLDAIEKKYIDECGAANFFGIKNNTYVTPKSSSILPSITNKSLMVLAEDMGMKVERRQIPVEELATFDEAGACGTAAVISPIERIDDYDEKISYVFTKDGKPGPISEKLYKKLRGIQYGDEPDTHGWITIVE, encoded by the coding sequence ATGGAAACTATAGACTGGCAAAATTTAGGATTTGGGTATATGAAAACGGATTACAACATCCGTTGTACATACAAAAATGGAGCATGGGGCGAACTGGAAGTTAGCGACAGCGAAATGGTAACGATGCACATGGCTGCCACTTGCATTCATTACGGACAAGAATCGTTCGAAGGTTTGAAAGCATTTCGCGGAGCCGACAATAAAATACGGGTATTCCGGATGGATGAGAATGCCAAACGGATGCAGGATTCGAGCATGGGAACAATGATGGCTGTACTTCCGATTGAAAAATTTGAAGAAGCTATTGTTAAAGCAGTGAAATTGAACGAGCGTTTTGTTCCGCCATACGAATCGGGAGCGGCTTTATATATTCGTCCGTTTTTGTTCGGAACCGGTGCACAAGTTGGCGTAAAACCTGCCAACGAATACATGTTCATTCTGTTTGTAACCCCTGTAGGCCCATACTTTAAAGGCGGTTTCCAGACAACTCCGTTTGTCATCATGCGCGAATTCGACCGCTCGGCACCTCTCGGGATGGGAAAATATAAAGTAGGTGGAAATTATGCAGCCAGCTTGGTTGCAGGTGAAAAAGCACACCAAATGGGTTATTCGAACGTATTCTATCTCGATGCCATCGAAAAGAAATACATCGACGAATGCGGCGCTGCCAATTTCTTCGGAATCAAGAACAACACCTACGTCACACCAAAATCGAGTTCAATTTTGCCATCGATAACCAACAAAAGTTTGATGGTTTTGGCCGAAGACATGGGAATGAAAGTGGAACGTCGTCAGATTCCGGTGGAAGAACTGGCAACATTTGATGAAGCCGGCGCCTGCGGAACTGCTGCGGTGATTAGTCCTATTGAGCGGATTGACGATTACGATGAAAAAATCTCATACGTGTTTACCAAAGATGGTAAGCCGGGGCCTATCAGCGAAAAACTCTACAAAAAGTTGCGTGGCATTCAATATGGCGACGAACCAGACACTCACGGTTGGATAACCATTGTTGAATAA
- a CDS encoding DUF2797 domain-containing protein, producing MTMLGSGNIIKMRSEFANPVQYFLPIGETELPMNNLIGKSISLKFTGQINCISCGKRTKTSFGQGFCYNCLQTAPEASETVMRPELSKAHLGIARDMDWAREHDLIDHFVYLAVSGELKVGVTRHHQVPTRWIDQGASEAIILARTPNRHISGVIEVYLKNFFSDKTNWRSMLQNKTVQEYNLPEEKEKAYQLLPAELQQYLHPDNHIWKMNYPCSEFPEKIASVSFDKDPEISGILNGIKGQYLIFSDGRVLNIRKHNGYFLEISAID from the coding sequence ATGACTATGCTTGGTTCAGGAAATATCATCAAAATGCGCTCTGAATTTGCCAATCCGGTTCAGTATTTTCTTCCGATTGGAGAAACCGAATTACCGATGAACAATTTGATCGGGAAATCGATCAGTCTGAAATTTACCGGGCAAATCAACTGCATTTCGTGTGGAAAGCGAACCAAAACTTCTTTTGGCCAAGGCTTTTGTTACAACTGTTTGCAAACTGCTCCTGAAGCCAGCGAAACCGTGATGCGTCCTGAGTTGTCGAAAGCTCACCTGGGCATCGCACGCGACATGGACTGGGCCCGCGAACACGACCTGATTGACCATTTCGTCTATCTTGCCGTTTCCGGAGAATTGAAAGTTGGGGTAACCCGCCATCACCAGGTGCCTACGCGCTGGATCGACCAAGGTGCAAGCGAAGCCATTATTCTGGCCAGAACGCCCAACCGCCACATTTCAGGAGTGATTGAAGTTTACCTGAAAAACTTTTTCTCTGACAAGACCAACTGGCGTTCCATGCTTCAGAATAAAACGGTTCAGGAATACAATCTTCCGGAGGAAAAGGAGAAAGCGTACCAATTGCTCCCAGCCGAGTTGCAGCAGTATTTACATCCAGACAACCACATCTGGAAAATGAACTATCCATGTTCCGAGTTCCCGGAGAAAATTGCCAGTGTTTCGTTCGATAAAGATCCTGAGATTTCGGGAATACTGAATGGAATAAAAGGCCAATACCTGATTTTTTCGGACGGAAGGGTGCTGAACATCAGAAAGCACAACGGATATTTTCTGGAAATCAGTGCAATTGACTAA
- a CDS encoding GNAT family N-acetyltransferase, with translation MTISNFERLVQLADEVFAVKSDPSQLDVNAEVLERLYKLHPATVSAFDDGNGPVAWVLLIPTTLDLMNRFLGKQISEKELFDLTPIEAKFDAVYLCSALVLEEFRRKGIAKQLALTAIDNMREMHQLKAVFVWAFTPEGDSAAETIANLAKLPLYKREK, from the coding sequence ATGACAATAAGCAACTTTGAACGATTGGTACAACTGGCTGACGAAGTTTTTGCCGTTAAAAGTGATCCGAGTCAACTTGATGTCAATGCCGAGGTGTTGGAACGCCTATACAAGCTTCATCCGGCAACCGTTTCTGCATTCGACGATGGAAATGGACCAGTTGCCTGGGTTTTGCTCATCCCGACCACACTCGATTTGATGAACCGGTTTCTTGGAAAACAGATTTCTGAAAAAGAACTTTTCGACCTGACCCCGATTGAAGCCAAATTCGATGCGGTTTATCTTTGCTCTGCACTTGTTTTGGAAGAATTCCGCCGGAAAGGAATCGCCAAACAGCTTGCTTTAACTGCTATTGATAACATGCGCGAAATGCATCAGTTGAAAGCAGTTTTTGTCTGGGCTTTCACTCCTGAAGGTGATTCGGCTGCCGAAACCATTGCAAATTTAGCGAAGTTGCCGCTTTATAAAAGGGAGAAATAA
- a CDS encoding glycosyl hydrolase family 8 → MKRFLILAIFSFSLLSLCFAQTVTTSGDCNNDIKDSRGKMIPWEKGAFETGKYRNVFLEAGYKQTDIDAKLAKAYYDVFEGSNKVYFEVEDSMAYVSDLKNHDARTEGLSYGLMVAVQLNKKEVFDKLWRWTKKYMQHQGGARDAYFAWSVDNKTFRQNSPGSASDGELYFVTDLLFASNRWGNDTGIDYYKEARRILDAMWSKDGTQGVTNVINTEHKQITFVPDKGGYNWTDPSYHLPAFFEVWATYAKDGHEQFYRDCADTSRVYLHRACNRATALNSDYAEFSGAPRNFWRMKPAFRYDSWRVPMNIAMDYSWYAKDIKWQQDYGKRIQNFLFCRGIDTFEDQFMLDGSLPEQKEILQAGGYQKLRHSLGLVATSGAASLMGTQAKSWKFVDGVWNAKLEPYADGYFDPYFDGLLYLFSVMHLSGNYRIITPEMK, encoded by the coding sequence ATGAAAAGATTTCTAATCCTTGCAATTTTCTCTTTCTCGCTTCTGAGTTTATGCTTCGCTCAAACAGTAACCACTTCAGGTGATTGTAACAATGACATTAAAGATTCCCGCGGAAAAATGATCCCCTGGGAAAAGGGCGCCTTTGAAACTGGCAAATACCGTAACGTTTTTCTTGAAGCCGGTTATAAGCAAACTGACATTGATGCCAAGCTTGCCAAAGCTTATTACGATGTTTTTGAAGGATCCAATAAAGTGTATTTCGAAGTGGAAGATTCAATGGCTTATGTTTCTGATCTAAAAAACCACGATGCGCGCACTGAAGGACTTTCATACGGACTGATGGTGGCGGTACAACTGAATAAAAAAGAAGTCTTCGACAAGCTTTGGCGTTGGACAAAGAAATACATGCAGCATCAGGGTGGCGCCCGCGATGCTTATTTTGCCTGGAGTGTCGACAATAAAACCTTCAGGCAAAATTCGCCAGGTTCGGCCTCCGATGGAGAATTGTATTTTGTGACCGATTTGCTATTTGCTTCTAATCGTTGGGGCAACGACACCGGAATTGATTATTATAAGGAAGCCCGCCGGATTTTGGACGCCATGTGGAGCAAAGATGGAACGCAAGGCGTGACCAATGTGATTAATACCGAACACAAACAAATCACCTTTGTGCCCGATAAAGGTGGCTACAACTGGACTGATCCATCGTATCACCTGCCAGCTTTTTTTGAAGTTTGGGCCACATATGCCAAAGATGGGCACGAGCAGTTTTACCGCGATTGTGCCGATACTTCGAGAGTTTACCTGCATCGAGCCTGTAATCGTGCCACTGCATTGAATTCTGATTATGCCGAATTTAGCGGTGCACCACGGAATTTCTGGAGAATGAAACCGGCCTTCCGGTACGATTCGTGGCGAGTTCCAATGAACATTGCAATGGATTATTCGTGGTATGCCAAAGACATCAAATGGCAGCAGGATTACGGCAAGCGGATTCAGAACTTCCTGTTCTGCCGTGGCATCGACACCTTCGAAGATCAGTTTATGCTGGATGGATCTTTACCTGAGCAGAAAGAAATTCTTCAGGCTGGTGGCTATCAAAAGCTACGGCATTCATTGGGGTTGGTAGCCACTTCCGGAGCCGCTTCGCTCATGGGAACTCAGGCTAAAAGCTGGAAGTTTGTCGATGGTGTTTGGAATGCCAAACTTGAGCCATACGCCGATGGTTATTTCGATCCGTATTTCGATGGATTACTTTACTTGTTTAGCGTGATGCACCTGAGTGGGAACTACCGGATTATTACGCCGGAGATGAAATAA
- a CDS encoding RNA polymerase sigma factor, which produces MTERLSDEQLMKHLAQGDNKAAAVLYDRYYKNVYGYFVRMTRDVDASRDLTQNVFMKIIRYSQSWKEDRVFMHWLFRIARNIMVDYFRGARKFYDLNDEPEIAVRDQADSVRAMEARESYDFLLEAMEKLPPGYRELIELNRFQGFSYKEIAATIESNENAVKVKTFRAIQKLKEIYTQIIMD; this is translated from the coding sequence ATGACTGAACGGTTAAGCGACGAACAATTGATGAAGCATCTGGCGCAAGGCGATAACAAAGCTGCCGCCGTACTTTACGACAGGTATTACAAAAACGTGTACGGCTATTTTGTCCGGATGACGCGTGACGTCGATGCGAGTCGCGACCTGACACAGAATGTTTTCATGAAAATTATCCGTTACAGTCAGAGTTGGAAGGAGGACCGGGTTTTTATGCATTGGCTTTTCCGGATTGCACGAAACATCATGGTCGACTATTTCAGGGGAGCGCGAAAATTTTACGATCTGAATGATGAACCTGAAATTGCAGTGCGTGATCAGGCCGATTCGGTCAGGGCGATGGAAGCCCGCGAGTCGTACGATTTTCTGCTCGAAGCCATGGAAAAACTTCCGCCCGGTTATCGCGAATTGATTGAATTGAATCGGTTTCAGGGATTTTCGTACAAGGAAATTGCCGCGACCATCGAATCGAACGAAAATGCCGTGAAAGTGAAAACCTTCAGGGCAATCCAAAAGCTGAAAGAGATTTATACTCAAATAATAATGGATTGA